TCGTGTCGGGCAGAGAATTGGTCCGGGGGATCGGGATCTACGCCGGGCTCGACGCGGTCAGTCCGTCCGGCTCCGCGGAAGCGGGCGAAACGGACTTCCTCGCCCTCGCCGAGGCGGGGCTGCGCGAATTGGAGAAAAAGGATCTCGTGTATGTGCACGGGAAGATGCCGTCCGACGTGGCGCGGGGAGCGGATCCCAAGGCCAAGGTCAAGGTCGTGGAGGAGTTCGATCGGAAGCTCGTCGGGACTCTCCTCGACGGCCTGTCGAAGCTGGGATCCTACCGGCTCGTGCTCGTGTGCGACCGACCGTCTGTCGGCAAGCCCGACCAGCCGGCCTCCCCGGCCCTGTATGTCTTGAGCGAGGGGCCGGGCGGGGCGGCCAAGGGCCGAGGGGGCTTCAACGAGGCCGACGCGGAGGCGGCTGGCGCCGGGGCGCGTGACGCCACCAGGCTGATCAACCGGCTCTTGAACAAGGGGTGAGAAAAAGAAGCTGACAGCTTCTTGTGAGACATGGCGCTCATCGTCCAGAAATACGGCGGCACGTCGGTCGGGAACGTCGAGCGAATTCACCGCGTGGCCGACCAGGTCGCGGAAGCCAAGAAGGCCGGCCACGACTTGGTCGTGGTGGTCTCCGCTATGAGCGGCGAGACGGACCGGCTCATGCGCCTCGCGCACGAGGTGACGCCGAACCCGGACGAACGGGAGATGGACATGCTGCTCTCCACGGGCGAGCGGGTCACGATCGCGCTGCTGGCGATGGACCTGCGGGGGCGCGGCCTCGACGCCCGGTCGTTCACGGGGCGCCAGGTCGGCATCCTCACCGACAGCACCCATACGAAGGCCCGGATCACGCGGGTGACGGCGGAGCGGATCAAGGAGGCGCTGGCCGAAGGCGCCATCCCCATCGTCGCCGGGTTCCAGGGCATCAACGAGCGGTCGGACGTGACGACGCTGGGGCGCGGCGGGTCCGACCTGACCGCCGTCGCGCTGGCGGCGGCGCTGAAGGCGGATCGCTGCGTCATCTACACGGACGTGGACGGGGTCTACACGGCGGACCCGAACGTCGTGCCGACGGCCCGTCGGCTGGACAAGGTCTCCTACGAGGAGATGCTCGAGCTGGCCAGCCTCGGGGCCAAGGTGTTGCAGAGCCGGTCGGTGGAATTTGCGGCCAAGCACGGGGTGCCGGTGGAAGTCAAATCCAGCTTCAAGGGGGGGCAGGGAACGCTCGTGACAAAAGAGGATGCCGACATGGAACGGGTGCTGGTCTCCGGCGTGACCGGGGATCGGAATCAGGCCAAACTCACGATCATCGGGGTGCCGGACCGGCCGGGCATCGCGGCGCGCATCTTCGGCCCGGTGGCCGAGGCCAACATCGTCGTGGACATGATCATCCAGAACGTGAGCCAGGCCTCGCTGACCGACATCTCCTTCACGGTCCCGCGGGCGGATCTCCGGAAGGCGGTGGACCTGGTCCAGCGGATCGCCAAG
The sequence above is drawn from the Nitrospirota bacterium genome and encodes:
- a CDS encoding aspartate kinase, coding for MALIVQKYGGTSVGNVERIHRVADQVAEAKKAGHDLVVVVSAMSGETDRLMRLAHEVTPNPDEREMDMLLSTGERVTIALLAMDLRGRGLDARSFTGRQVGILTDSTHTKARITRVTAERIKEALAEGAIPIVAGFQGINERSDVTTLGRGGSDLTAVALAAALKADRCVIYTDVDGVYTADPNVVPTARRLDKVSYEEMLELASLGAKVLQSRSVEFAAKHGVPVEVKSSFKGGQGTLVTKEDADMERVLVSGVTGDRNQAKLTIIGVPDRPGIAARIFGPVAEANIVVDMIIQNVSQASLTDISFTVPRADLRKAVDLVQRIAKEIDAKSVAVTEAIAKVSLVGVGMRSHSGVAARMFEVLSREGINIMMISTSEIKISCVIDEKYLELAMRALHGAFGLDQAPA